One Malania oleifera isolate guangnan ecotype guangnan chromosome 10, ASM2987363v1, whole genome shotgun sequence genomic region harbors:
- the LOC131166802 gene encoding transcription factor GTE1 yields MDGFMHYVDEILTNVDKLEQRVTEIEHFYLTASQKQLNTSKGSSEIFKDKDMDKSFITLKKQQQGASNGEATVAKRMPELMNQFAAILHQITQHKWAGPFMQPVDVEGLGLHDYYEVIDKPMDLGTIKNQMEAKDATGYKNVRDMQADVRLVFKNAIKYNDERSLVYVMAKTLLENFDEKCLQLLPKVIEEETRQEVKEEPTQLEMELAQDAVYAQMTKDIRNEICEVDKHLEELREMVVREYSLRKMRTEDKKKLAAALTRLSAEGLREALEIVAQNDPTFQATAEEVDLDMDAQSESTLWKLKCFVKDALKAQGRISASSGGSFTTNNNSSTRKQAICAALAETACKRGKH; encoded by the exons ATGGATGGCTTTATGCATTATGTCGATGAGATTTTAACAAATGTTGATAAG CTCGAGCAAAGAGTTACTGAGATCGAACATTTTTACTTGACTGCAAGTCAAAAGCAACTAAACACTTCCAAAGGCAGCAGCGAGATTTTTAAGGATAAAGATATGGACAAAAGTTTCATTACCTTAAAAAAGCAGCAGCAAGGTGCATCAAATGGGGAAGCAACTGTTGCAAAGAGAATGCCAGAGCTTATGAACCAGTTTGCAGCAATACTGCATCAG ATCACACAACACAAGTGGGCGGGGCCTTTTATGCAACCTGTGGATGTTGAAGGTCTTGGTTTACATGACTACTATGAG GTCATTGACAAGCCTATGGACCTTGGTACAATAAAAAATCAGATGGAGGCAAAGGATGCTACTGGGTATAAGAATGTTCGGGACATGCAAGCTGATGTGAGGTTGGTTTTCAAAAATGCCATAAAATATAACGATGAAAGAAGCCTTGTTTATGTTATGGCAAAGACTTTATTGGAAAATTTTGACGAGAAGTGCCTACAGCTTCTGCCTAAAGTTATTGAAGAG GAAACAAGACAAGAAGTTAAGGAGGAACCGACACAGTTGGAGATGGAGCTTGCTCAGGATGCTGTCTACGCACAAATGACTAAAGACATAAGGAATGAG ATTTGCGAGGTTGATAAGCATTTGGAAGAACTTAGAGAAATGGTTGTTCGAGAGTACAG TCTCAGGAAAATGCGAACCGAAGATAAAAAGAAACTTGCAGCTGCCCTCACCAGATTGTCTGCTGAAGGTCTGCGTGAGGCATTAGAAATTGTTGCTCAGAACGACCCCACCTTCCAAGCTACAGCTGAAGAGGTGGATCTTGACATGGATGCTCAG AGTGAATCAACcttatggaaattgaaatgtttTGTGAAGGATGCACTGAAAGCTCAGGGCAGGATCTCAGCAAGCTCAGGTGGCAGTTTCACCACCAACAACAACTCCTCCACTCGGAAGCAGGCGATCTGCGCTGCTCTTGCTGAAACTGCCTGCAAACGGGGTAAACATTAG